The following proteins come from a genomic window of Lolium rigidum isolate FL_2022 chromosome 5, APGP_CSIRO_Lrig_0.1, whole genome shotgun sequence:
- the LOC124651622 gene encoding protein LURP-one-related 8-like → MAKVHPNVVVPESPAGAVVEEEQLQPTVLTVWRKSLLFNCDGFTVFDSTGGLAFRVDRYGSSSRSRRRAEDVVLMDAAGKPLLTVRRKIKLSLSLAEHFVLYEGDAGAAGAKPLLSVRRHHVGLHRRASDKTLAHITPLGSSSSSYAEALAYVVDGSYGRRSCAVRDARGGASAAEVQRKESVGDDVFRLVVADHRMGAALSMGVVIALDQMFGGASPRTSLLPRSWTA, encoded by the coding sequence ATGGCAAAGGTACACCCCAACGTGGTCGTTCCAGAGTCGCCTGCTGGAGCCGTCGTCGAGGAGGAGCAGCTGCAGCCCACGGTGCTGACCGTGTGGCGCAAGTCGCTGCTCTTCAACTGCGACGGCTTCACCGTCTTCGACTCCACCGGCGGCCTCGCCTTCCGGGTCGACCGCTACGGTTCCTCCTCCAGAAGCCGCCGCCGTGCTGAGGATGTTGTTCTTATGGACGCCGCCGGGAAGCCGCTCCTCACCGTACGTCGCAAGATCAAGCTGAGCCTGAGCCTTGCGGAGCATTTTGTGCTATACGAGGGCGACGCAGGCGCCGCGGGCGCGAAGCCGCTTCTCTCCGTGCGCCGCCACCACGTCGGCCTCCACCGCCGAGCGTCCGACAAGACGCTCGCGCACATCACGCCTCTGGGATCCTCCTCATCGTCGTATGCCGAGGCGTTGGCGTACGTGGTGGATGGATCGTACGGCCGGCGGAGCTGCGCGGTTCGGGACGCTCGCGGGGGCGCCTCGGCGGCGGAGGTGCAGCGGAAGGAGTCGGTGGGGGACGACGTGTTCCGGCTGGTGGTGGCGGACCACCGTATGGGCGCAGCGCTGTCCATGGGCGTCGTCATCGCCCTGGACCAGATGTTCGGCGGCGCCTCGCCGCGGACGTCGCTGCTGCCCAGAAGCTGGACGGCGTAG